The stretch of DNA GAGTGTAATTCTTGATACGGTACAACAAATCAATACCTATTTATTGAATCAACATTATGATGGTATGATGGCATCTGGTAGAACATCAAGAAAATAAAGAAAGATGGCAAAACAAAAACATATCGAACAAGATGGTACGATAACAGAAGCTTTATCAAATGCAATGTTTCGTGTAGAGCTGGAAAATGGACACGTAGTAACTTGTAATATATCAGGGAAAATGCGTATGCACTACATCAAGTTGTTGCCTGGAGATAAAGTGAAAATAGAAATGTCTCCTTATGATTTGACAAAAGGACGTATTTCTTATCGATACTAATTTTAAATAGAATTTTAAAAATAAATAATAAATGACTGATAATAGAGTTAGTGGATAGCATTAACTCTATTGGACTATTAAAAAAATAAGAGTAATGAAAATTAGAGCATCTATCAAAAAGCGTAGCGCTGACTGTAAGATTGTACGTCGAAAAGGACGTTTGTATGTGATCAACAAAAAGAATCCGAAATTTAAACAAAGACAAGGTTAATTATTTAGATTATGGCAAGAATTTCAGGTGTAGATTTACCAAAAAACAAAAGAGGGGTAATCGGACTTACATACATTTACGGAGTTGGCAAAAGTACCGCTTCTAGAATTTTAGCAGAAAATAACATTTCTGAAGACAAGAAGGTTAGCGAATGGACAGATGATGAAATCAATGCAATTCGTAACTCGATTAACGAGGGCATCAAAGTAGAAGGAGAATTGAGATCAGAAGTTCAATTAAACATCAAACGTTTAATGGACATCGGATGTACAAGAGGAATTCGTCACAGATTAGGTTTACCATTAAGAGGACAGAGAACAAAAAACAATTCTCGTACTAGAAAGGGTAAAAAGAAAACAGTTGCTAACAAGAAAAAAGCCACTAAATAATAAATAGGATCATGGCAAAAAATACAAAAGTAGTTAAGAAAAGAAAGGTCGTAGTAGAGGCTACGGGACAAGCTCATATTCAAGCATCGTTTAATAATGTTATTATAACTTTAACAAATAAAAACGGTGAAGTTATTTCTTGGTCATCTGCGGGTAAAATGGGTTTCCGTGGTTCTAAAAAGAATACTCCATATGCAGCACAAGTAGCAGCACAAGATGCAACTTCCACTGCATACGAAGCAGGGTTAAGAAGAGTGAAAGTTTTCGTTAAAGGACCAGGACAGGGTCGTGAGTCTGCTATTAGAACTATTCATAATGGTGGGATCGAGGTTTCAGAAATTGTGGATGTTACTCCATTACCACACAACGGATGTCGTCCACCGAAAAAACGTAGAGTATAATAGTTATTAATTAGTATTAAGCAAAAGAATCATGGCAAGATATACAGGACCTAAAACAAAAATTGCAAGAAAATTTGGTCAAACCATTTTTGGTGATGATAAATCATTCGAAAAGAAGAAGTATCCTCCAGGACAACACGGACCAAACAAAAGAAGATCAAAAAAATCTGAGTACGCAATTCAATTAGCTGAAAAACAAAAAGCAAAATATACGTACGGGATTTTAGAACGTCAGTTCGAGAATATGTACAAAAAAGCAAATGCTTCTAAAGGGATTACCGGTGAAGTATTGTTACAATTGTGTGAGTCTCGTTTAGATAACGTAGTGTACCGTTTAGGGATTGCACCTACACGTAGTGCTGCTCGTCAATTAGTATCTCACAAGCATATTACTGTAAACGGAAATATCGTAAACATCCCATCATACCAATTAAAAGAAGGAGATGTAGTGGCAGTAAGAGAAAAGTCAAAATCTTTACAAACAATTAAAGATTCTTTACATGCACGTAGAGAGTACGAATGGTTAGTATGGAACGACGAGCAAACTTCAGGGACATTTACCAAAGCACCAGAACGCGTTCAAATTCCAGAAGATATTAAAGAATTATTGATCGTCGAGTTGTATTCAAAATAAACCTTAAATCAGAAATAATAATGTCTATATTAAATTTCATCAAACCTGATAAAGTAATCTTAATCGAATCTGATACTCAGTTCGGACAGTTTGAGTTTCGACCATTAGAGCCAGGTTATGGGATTACGGTTGGAAACGCATTAAGAAGAGTTTTGTTATCTTCTTTAGAGGGATATGCAATAACCTCTATTAAAATAGAAGGTGTAGAGCATGAGTTTTCAACTATTCCAGGGGTAGTGGAAGACGTTACAGAAATTATTCTTAATCTGAAAAAGGTTCGTTTCAAAAAACAAATTGATGAATCAGATGCTGAAAATGTAACTGCAACTATCTCAGGACAAGATCAATTAACAGCAGGTGATTTAGGTAAATTTATCTCAGGTTTCCAAGTATTAAATCCTGAATTGGTTATCGCTAACTTAGATTCTAAAGTAAACTTAACTATTTCGTTTACTATAGAAAAAGGTAGAGGATACGTACCAGCTGAAGAGAATAAAAAAGCTTCTGCGCCTATCGGAACAATAGCGATTGATTCTATTTATACGCCTATTAAGAACGTAAAATATGCAATCGAAAACTATCGTGTAGAACAAAAAACTGATTATGAAAAATTGGTTTTTGAAATTACTACCGACGGATCTATTTCTCCACAAGACGCATTAACCGAAGCAGCAAAAATCTTAATACATCACTTTATGTTGTTCTCGGATGAGAGAATTACATTAGAAGCTGAAGAAGTTGCATCAGGTGAAGCATATGATGAAGAAGCTCTACATATGCGCCAACTACTAAAAACTAAATTAGTAGACTTGGATTTATCGGTTAGAGCATTAAACTGTTTAAAAGCCGCGGAAGTAGAAACACTAGGAGAACTAGTTTCTTTCGCAAAGTCTGATTTAATGAAATTCAGAAACTTCGGTAAAAAATCATTATCCGAATTGGAAGAATTGGTAGATAGCAAAGGTCTAAGCTTTGGTATGGATACCTCTAAGTATAAATTAGACGTAGAATAATATTTATTAAAAATGAGACACGGAAAAAAAATAAACCATTTAGGTAGAACAGCATCCCACAGAAAAGCTATGCTGTCTAATCTTGCGATCTCGTTGATCACACACAAGAGAATCAATACTACTGTAGCTAAAGCCAAAGCATTACAACGCTACATCGAACCATTGATTACAAAATCAAAAACTGACGATACCAATAACCGTCGTCAAGTATTCTCGTATTTGCAAAACAAATATGCAGTTGCAGAATTATTTAGAGAAGTTGCCCCAAAAGTTGCAGACCGTCCAGGTGGATATACCCGTATCATTAAAACTGGATTCCGTTTGGGTGACGGAGCAGAAATGGCACTTATCGAATTGGTAGATTTCAATGAAATCTATACAAACGAAAAAGCTGAAAAGAAAACAACTACTCGTCGTTCTCGTCGTTCTAAAGCTAAAAAAACAGATGAGACCGTAAGCAATGAAACAGCTGAAGAAGTTAAAGAAGAGAAAACTCCAAAAGCTAAAACTGCTAAAAAAGAAGAAGAGCCAAAGGCTGATGAAGCTAAAGAAGACAAAGAGTAATTATATTGTCTATAAATTCATAAAAAAGGGATTCATTCTAATAGAATCCCTTTTTTTATGCTTTTCAATCGTTTTTCTGTTTAAAATATTTCACCAGTCCATAACCGACAAGAAACACGCCCAGAACCAAAATAACCGCATTAGATACATCCATTTTATCTTTTCCTTCCAAGCGGTCATTGAAGAAGATAATACTTCCGACAACCAATAATAATATAGCTATCGTAAGAATCGTGGTAGGGTTCTGTTTTTTCATGTTAGAAAAAGTTTTTGATGACTAAAATACATAAATGCAATGATTTTTTTAGAATCAAAAAAGTTAGTTTAGTGTATGAAATTACTGTTCGTAAGAATTTTTTAGCATATTATCCATTAGGTACACTAATTTTTTTGTTAAGTTTTTTCGAGAAAATTTTTCTACTTCCGTTTTATTTATTGGGAGTTGTACTCGAGGGTTATTCAACCATTGTAAATATAGACGACGAATAAACTGTTTGATTTTTTCTTTCTCCCGATATGAAAAATATTTACCGGTTTGTGTCTGAATTAGTATTTTTTCAACATCCGAATCGGTAGGCCCAATAGCTAAAATTGGATTTTCGGTTGCCATATATTCGAATAATTTTCCGGGTATAATTCCTCTCGAAGCCGGATTATCAAAATTACTCATGAGTAGAATATTGGCTTTGTTAATGGCTTCTATAGCTGTTTTATGAGCTACATAACCGTGTACAAATACATTTTTTTCTAGACCATTTTCTGTGATAGTTTGCAAAACATCTTCAGCCAAAGCACCATAGAAATTTATACGTAAGTTTTGTGCAAAGCTTTTGTCTTCTTTCATCAGTTCTGCCAAAGCTTCCCAAACTACTAGAGGGTTTCTCAACATTTCCAAGCCTCCTGAGTAGGTCAGTTCAAAAAAATGGGAGTCTTTTGATGAAACTTGTTTTACATCCTCAAAACCATTGGTAATAACTTCTACTTTTCTTGCACCCAATTGACGGAAATTTTCTCCATCCGTATAGCTTGTTGCCAGTAGAACATCTGCTTTTTGTATGACTTCTTTTTCTAAATTTCTGTGTTTTTTCGCAGCCCAATTCGTTAATTTTAGTTCTTTATGATAACTTATGTCGGTCCAAGGATCTCTAAAATCGGCAATCCAATGAAGATGATCTAGACGTTTTTTCAGTCCCAAACCAATCAAATGCATACTATGAGGAGGTCCTGTGGTAATCAATATATCGATCTTTTCTTCTTCGATATATTTTGTCAGAAACTGTATCGAGGGGCGAACCCAAAAAAAACGAGCATCAGGAATAAAGAAATTTCCTCGAACGAAAACTGACAATTTTGATAAAAAACTTTGTTGTTCCTTTTGCTCGAAATGACCTGCTTTGTAAGCCTTGTTTTTTGGATTCAATTTTTCCGCCAGCTGATACGGTTCCCAGATTGTAGTGTGGATAATCTTTACTTTAGGATTGATTTCTCTCTCCAGACTTTCATCAATAATTGGATAGGATGGATTTTTGGGTGTATATACATATGTTTCGTAACCCAATTCGGGTAAATACTTAGTAAACTTCAACCAGCGTTGTACCCCAGGTCCGCCCGAAGGAGGCCAATAATAAGAGACGATTAAGACTTTTTTTGCCATTTTATACCTGTGTCGATATAACTTTCTTTCGGTCGTAAAGTTTCTTCAAACCAAAACCACTTGCTGCCAAAAAGATAACCCAAGCAATCATAGAAACAGTAGTGCCTAAGGAAATAACTTTAGGTTCGAAAATAAATTCTATCGTATGTTGTCCTGCTTCTAAAGGTAACGCACGTAAAAAATAATTTGCTTTATGAATTTCGACTTCTTTTCCATCTACTAGAGCTTTCCATCCATGTGGATAATATATCTCAGAAAACACTGCCAATTGTGGTGTCTTGGTCGTTGCCTCATATGTTAATTTTACCGGATTATAATGTGTAAGTTTTATGTGGGCAGTGGTATCTGCAGTAAAATCGGGTAAAGTAGCATTTGATTTATCTTTGTTGAGAATCGTCGTTGTTTTTGGGTCTGTATGCTGAATTGCTAAAATTTCTTCGTTGGCATTATTTACCCACTTTATGTTAGCTGTAAACCAAGCATTACCCAAAGCTTGTGGATTCTGATTGATTTCGTGTTGTTGTACGTTCCCGAAAATAAGATATTTTGTGTTCAACATATTGAAAACATTCACCTTTCCTGCATTATCAGTAATTCCGTAGGCTTTCATTTTTTCAGGATCCGATGACAAATATATGTCGATAATATCTTGATAACGACCTAATTTCGCAGCATGGTAACCGCCAATGGAATTGGTAAAATAAGATGTTGTCGCTTCATTAAAGGTTCCTAAAGTCTCATTATAAACTCGGTAATGCGTTTTATCTTTTTCAGACAATTGCTTCAAAGTATTATTAATAGGCACCTGATAAGCAATTCGCATCACATTATTGTTGAGATTTGCTTCGGACTCTAGTCGTGGTGACATTTCGGTAGGAAAAGGATTTTCTACAAATTGTTTAGATATGAAGTTATCTTCGTTCAAATATCGCTTGTTTACCAAAAGTCCATCTATCAAAGCCAGAAATGAAATGGCCAAAATTGCAATCGTTTTGTTTTTTAGTAGTTGATATTGATATGCAAAAAGTACCAGAAGTGTAGCCATTACAAAGAGCAGGGTTCTCAATGTATCAGCTTTGAAAAGTGCTACACGATCTTTTATCAACGCAGTTTTCAGCTCATTCAGATGGTTATTCCAGAAGCCTAAAGCTTGTGGATTATATTGCTGTACAATCCCAATAAATTGTTGATGAATTGATTCATCAAAACTACTTGTAAACGAGAAAATTGTTGGACCAATTGCATACAAAATCAATAAAAAAAGTACAACGCTCCCGCCAACTATCTGTAATATTTTGGTTTGATTATTTCCTGTTTCTTGAAAAAAGATGTAAACAGAAATCATTGCTAACAGAGGCATGGTAAATTCTGCCATAACAAGAATAGAAGATACCGCCCTGAATTTATCGTACATCGGGAAATAATCGATAAACAAATCGGTGAGAAAAGCAAAGTTTTTACCCCAAGCTAAAACTATACTCAGTAGTGTGGCAGAAAGAAGCCACCATTTGTATTTTGCCCATTTTCCTCTGACCAAAAACAAACCTAAAACAAATAAAAATACAACAACTGCTCCCTGATAAGCGGGACCAGAAGTGCCAGGCTGTTCGCCCCAATACGTACTGCGAGATTGATTCGCCAACATCTGAAAAGCTTGTTGATTGAATTCGTCTTCGCCAATAGAATAGTGCATATTCTGAAGGGTCTGAAGATAATTTTTCAATTGTTCTTCTCCGCCCGATGATGCTCCTCCATAGAAATTCGGAATAAATAGATTAAGAGTTTCTAATTTACCATAACTCCACTGTGTTATATAGTCTTTTTCTAGACCTCCTTCGTTTTTGCGCAATAGCGTCATATCCGATTTACCTCTTGTGGTTTCTTTAGAATACTCGTACGTAGAAAGTAAACGCGGAGCATTGATGCCTAGAGCTAGAACAGTAGCTGCAACAACAAGAGCTGAAGATTTAAGAAAATGAGGAATTTCTTTTTTTTGATAACTGTCAACCGCTTGGATGATGACAAAAATCAACATGACCAAAAACAAATAAAAAGTCATTTGTATATGATTGGCTTGTAA from Weeksella virosa DSM 16922 encodes:
- a CDS encoding glycosyltransferase family 4 protein; protein product: MAKKVLIVSYYWPPSGGPGVQRWLKFTKYLPELGYETYVYTPKNPSYPIIDESLEREINPKVKIIHTTIWEPYQLAEKLNPKNKAYKAGHFEQKEQQSFLSKLSVFVRGNFFIPDARFFWVRPSIQFLTKYIEEEKIDILITTGPPHSMHLIGLGLKKRLDHLHWIADFRDPWTDISYHKELKLTNWAAKKHRNLEKEVIQKADVLLATSYTDGENFRQLGARKVEVITNGFEDVKQVSSKDSHFFELTYSGGLEMLRNPLVVWEALAELMKEDKSFAQNLRINFYGALAEDVLQTITENGLEKNVFVHGYVAHKTAIEAINKANILLMSNFDNPASRGIIPGKLFEYMATENPILAIGPTDSDVEKILIQTQTGKYFSYREKEKIKQFIRRLYLQWLNNPRVQLPINKTEVEKFSRKNLTKKLVYLMDNMLKNSYEQ
- the infA gene encoding translation initiation factor IF-1; the protein is MAKQKHIEQDGTITEALSNAMFRVELENGHVVTCNISGKMRMHYIKLLPGDKVKIEMSPYDLTKGRISYRY
- a CDS encoding DNA-directed RNA polymerase subunit alpha; this translates as MSILNFIKPDKVILIESDTQFGQFEFRPLEPGYGITVGNALRRVLLSSLEGYAITSIKIEGVEHEFSTIPGVVEDVTEIILNLKKVRFKKQIDESDAENVTATISGQDQLTAGDLGKFISGFQVLNPELVIANLDSKVNLTISFTIEKGRGYVPAEENKKASAPIGTIAIDSIYTPIKNVKYAIENYRVEQKTDYEKLVFEITTDGSISPQDALTEAAKILIHHFMLFSDERITLEAEEVASGEAYDEEALHMRQLLKTKLVDLDLSVRALNCLKAAEVETLGELVSFAKSDLMKFRNFGKKSLSELEELVDSKGLSFGMDTSKYKLDVE
- the rpsK gene encoding 30S ribosomal protein S11, which encodes MAKNTKVVKKRKVVVEATGQAHIQASFNNVIITLTNKNGEVISWSSAGKMGFRGSKKNTPYAAQVAAQDATSTAYEAGLRRVKVFVKGPGQGRESAIRTIHNGGIEVSEIVDVTPLPHNGCRPPKKRRV
- the rpsD gene encoding 30S ribosomal protein S4, whose translation is MARYTGPKTKIARKFGQTIFGDDKSFEKKKYPPGQHGPNKRRSKKSEYAIQLAEKQKAKYTYGILERQFENMYKKANASKGITGEVLLQLCESRLDNVVYRLGIAPTRSAARQLVSHKHITVNGNIVNIPSYQLKEGDVVAVREKSKSLQTIKDSLHARREYEWLVWNDEQTSGTFTKAPERVQIPEDIKELLIVELYSK
- the rpsM gene encoding 30S ribosomal protein S13: MARISGVDLPKNKRGVIGLTYIYGVGKSTASRILAENNISEDKKVSEWTDDEINAIRNSINEGIKVEGELRSEVQLNIKRLMDIGCTRGIRHRLGLPLRGQRTKNNSRTRKGKKKTVANKKKATK
- the rplQ gene encoding 50S ribosomal protein L17, translated to MRHGKKINHLGRTASHRKAMLSNLAISLITHKRINTTVAKAKALQRYIEPLITKSKTDDTNNRRQVFSYLQNKYAVAELFREVAPKVADRPGGYTRIIKTGFRLGDGAEMALIELVDFNEIYTNEKAEKKTTTRRSRRSKAKKTDETVSNETAEEVKEEKTPKAKTAKKEEEPKADEAKEDKE
- the ykgO gene encoding type B 50S ribosomal protein L36 — protein: MKIRASIKKRSADCKIVRRKGRLYVINKKNPKFKQRQG
- a CDS encoding YfhO family protein, which codes for MKNNNLLFSIFTLVFFALVAVIYCAPVFSGKALVQPDIINYLGSANEMLEYQAKTGEPIYWSDAMFGGMPTYQTGSYFEGDVIKAIDRIIRFLPRPADYIFLLFTGFFILGVTLLRNWKYALAGSIFFAVGAYYFIIIAAGHNAKVHTIAYFAPLVAGILLVYRKKHIAGFLLTTLFMALELQANHIQMTFYLFLVMLIFVIIQAVDSYQKKEIPHFLKSSALVVAATVLALGINAPRLLSTYEYSKETTRGKSDMTLLRKNEGGLEKDYITQWSYGKLETLNLFIPNFYGGASSGGEEQLKNYLQTLQNMHYSIGEDEFNQQAFQMLANQSRSTYWGEQPGTSGPAYQGAVVVFLFVLGLFLVRGKWAKYKWWLLSATLLSIVLAWGKNFAFLTDLFIDYFPMYDKFRAVSSILVMAEFTMPLLAMISVYIFFQETGNNQTKILQIVGGSVVLFLLILYAIGPTIFSFTSSFDESIHQQFIGIVQQYNPQALGFWNNHLNELKTALIKDRVALFKADTLRTLLFVMATLLVLFAYQYQLLKNKTIAILAISFLALIDGLLVNKRYLNEDNFISKQFVENPFPTEMSPRLESEANLNNNVMRIAYQVPINNTLKQLSEKDKTHYRVYNETLGTFNEATTSYFTNSIGGYHAAKLGRYQDIIDIYLSSDPEKMKAYGITDNAGKVNVFNMLNTKYLIFGNVQQHEINQNPQALGNAWFTANIKWVNNANEEILAIQHTDPKTTTILNKDKSNATLPDFTADTTAHIKLTHYNPVKLTYEATTKTPQLAVFSEIYYPHGWKALVDGKEVEIHKANYFLRALPLEAGQHTIEFIFEPKVISLGTTVSMIAWVIFLAASGFGLKKLYDRKKVISTQV